One genomic window of Polyangium aurulentum includes the following:
- a CDS encoding class I SAM-dependent methyltransferase, whose translation MHTEHPYIHALGHAAFTRFYDPFIRTVIRERAFKERLIDLADVRTGHRVLDVGAGTGTLAILIKQRVPGATVVGLDGDPEIREMARQKIAAAGLDIELRDGFAQKLPFPDDSFDRVVTTLVLHHLSRADKEAAFREMARVLRPDGELHVADVGPPRSAAGQIAAGVMRRFGYVGDNLDGRLPELMRAAGFANVEETSRLTTVLGPLVYLRGKKP comes from the coding sequence ATGCACACCGAACACCCCTACATCCACGCCCTCGGGCACGCCGCCTTCACGCGCTTCTACGACCCGTTCATCCGGACCGTGATCCGCGAGCGCGCCTTCAAGGAGCGCCTGATCGACCTCGCCGACGTGCGGACTGGCCACCGCGTGCTCGACGTCGGCGCCGGCACGGGCACGCTCGCGATTCTGATCAAGCAGCGCGTCCCCGGGGCCACGGTGGTCGGTCTCGACGGCGATCCGGAGATCCGCGAAATGGCCCGCCAGAAGATCGCCGCCGCAGGCCTCGATATCGAGCTGCGCGACGGCTTCGCCCAGAAGCTGCCGTTCCCTGATGATTCGTTCGACCGCGTGGTGACGACCCTCGTCCTGCACCACCTCTCCCGCGCGGACAAGGAGGCGGCCTTCCGCGAAATGGCGCGCGTCCTCCGCCCGGATGGCGAGCTGCACGTGGCCGACGTGGGACCGCCGCGCTCGGCGGCAGGCCAGATCGCCGCAGGCGTGATGCGCCGGTTCGGGTACGTCGGCGATAACCTCGACGGCCGCCTGCCCGAGCTCATGCGCGCCGCAGGGTTTGCGAACGTGGAGGAGACCTCGCGGCTCACGACGGTGCTCGGGCCGCTGGTTTATCTTCGCGGGAAGAAGCCGTAG
- a CDS encoding S49 family peptidase — protein sequence MASGDDASAIAYNPANLAFMPAPELRWTWAWTGAGAPVPLKGHSFDLGLPVWFLATGLRVDLLDPPDAAASPYTAPQQWLRWGMALNLGDRMALGTTLGWSFSNAGALDDYFSMTTGLTWRPTTWLSAAVVARDWNEPSSAVGRTLARSWDFGLALRPIVGRRDLEIGLETGYREAPNEWVPKATLGVDVPRIGRVRGEVSVLDPAGDPKWMAMAGVDINLGGLQVGGGGIFGDALTSSGSGFYATAALRGFREPGVRLPSRFVKIRIENTPGVRRHTALLQRLWRAAEDPEISGVVLVLRAEPASSLAHAEEVGDALRGLRARGKKVLCHLEDAGGRSLHVCSQADRISMNPAGGLRFAGLASSYFYYGGLLEKLGVRSDFVRIAEHKLAAEQYTRSEGSPIATEDHRKLLENIEALYMHDVGGGRKMPLRVLREKIAKGPFLASEARAADLVDVLAYEDEIDRVVEEMVGGPARIGDEALLTRAPKWWGAPAKVAIVYLHGDMVDGESTDIPFVGIKLAGSYTIARALRNAREDSTVKAVVFRVETGGGSSLAADVILREAILTARAKPFVVSMGTSAASGGYYASVGGGTIFANRGTITGSIGIFYGKVDVVGLLDKLGVGIDMFRTAPKADAESFYRPFTDDERRELGVKVKQFYDLFVARVAEGRRMTPDAVDAVGRGRVWTGAQAIDKGLVDRLGGLREALEEARRLGHVPHDAPVIELPEDDESLLGTLAKLAGLASVPQGSLAGIVIPPALLDVARALTPFMVFDGTKPLARAELVGDISFGGPGSKVDESHP from the coding sequence GTGGCGAGCGGGGATGACGCCTCGGCGATCGCGTACAACCCGGCCAACCTCGCGTTCATGCCCGCGCCCGAGCTGCGCTGGACGTGGGCGTGGACGGGCGCGGGGGCGCCGGTGCCGCTGAAGGGGCACTCGTTCGATCTCGGCTTGCCCGTGTGGTTTCTCGCGACGGGTCTGCGCGTCGATCTGCTCGATCCGCCCGACGCCGCGGCCTCGCCGTACACCGCGCCGCAGCAGTGGTTGCGCTGGGGGATGGCGCTGAACCTGGGCGACAGGATGGCGCTCGGCACGACGCTCGGCTGGTCGTTCTCGAACGCGGGGGCGCTCGACGACTACTTCTCGATGACCACGGGCCTGACGTGGCGGCCCACCACGTGGCTGTCGGCGGCCGTCGTGGCGCGCGACTGGAACGAGCCGTCGAGCGCTGTCGGGCGAACGCTCGCGCGGAGCTGGGATTTCGGCCTCGCGTTGCGTCCGATCGTGGGCCGGCGTGATCTCGAGATCGGGCTCGAGACGGGCTATCGCGAGGCGCCGAACGAGTGGGTGCCCAAGGCGACGCTCGGCGTGGACGTGCCGCGCATCGGCCGTGTTCGCGGCGAGGTGAGCGTGCTCGACCCTGCGGGTGATCCGAAGTGGATGGCGATGGCGGGCGTCGACATCAACCTCGGCGGCTTGCAGGTGGGCGGCGGCGGCATCTTCGGCGACGCGCTGACGAGCAGCGGAAGCGGCTTCTACGCGACGGCGGCGCTGCGCGGCTTCCGCGAGCCTGGCGTGCGGCTGCCGTCGCGCTTCGTGAAGATCCGGATCGAGAACACGCCCGGCGTCCGCAGGCACACGGCGCTCTTGCAGCGTTTGTGGAGGGCCGCGGAGGATCCGGAGATCTCGGGCGTGGTGCTCGTGCTGCGGGCCGAGCCGGCGAGCTCGCTCGCGCATGCAGAAGAAGTTGGCGACGCGCTGCGGGGCTTGCGCGCGCGCGGCAAGAAGGTGCTCTGTCACCTCGAGGATGCGGGGGGACGCTCGCTGCACGTCTGCTCGCAGGCCGATCGCATCTCGATGAATCCCGCTGGCGGCCTGCGCTTCGCGGGGCTCGCGTCGTCGTACTTCTACTACGGCGGCCTTCTCGAGAAGCTCGGCGTGCGCTCGGACTTCGTGCGCATCGCGGAGCACAAGCTCGCGGCCGAGCAGTACACGCGCTCGGAGGGCAGCCCCATCGCGACGGAGGACCATCGCAAGCTGCTCGAGAACATCGAGGCGCTCTACATGCACGACGTGGGCGGTGGCCGGAAGATGCCCCTGCGCGTGCTCAGGGAGAAGATCGCGAAGGGTCCGTTCCTCGCGTCGGAGGCGCGCGCGGCGGACCTCGTCGACGTGCTCGCGTACGAGGACGAGATCGATCGCGTGGTCGAGGAGATGGTGGGCGGCCCGGCGCGCATCGGGGACGAGGCGCTGCTCACGCGTGCGCCGAAGTGGTGGGGCGCGCCGGCGAAGGTGGCGATCGTGTACCTGCACGGCGACATGGTCGACGGCGAGAGCACCGACATCCCGTTCGTCGGCATCAAGCTCGCGGGCTCGTACACGATCGCGCGCGCGCTCAGGAACGCGCGCGAGGACAGCACGGTCAAGGCCGTCGTCTTCCGCGTGGAGACGGGCGGCGGCTCGTCGCTCGCGGCGGACGTGATCTTGCGCGAGGCGATCCTGACCGCGCGCGCCAAGCCCTTCGTGGTCTCGATGGGCACGAGCGCGGCGAGCGGCGGCTACTACGCGTCGGTCGGCGGCGGGACGATCTTCGCGAACCGCGGCACGATCACCGGCTCGATCGGCATCTTCTACGGCAAGGTCGACGTGGTCGGCTTGCTCGACAAGCTCGGCGTGGGCATCGACATGTTCCGCACGGCGCCGAAAGCGGACGCCGAGTCGTTCTATCGGCCCTTCACCGACGACGAGCGGCGCGAGCTGGGCGTGAAGGTGAAGCAGTTCTACGACCTGTTCGTGGCGCGCGTGGCCGAGGGGCGGCGCATGACGCCGGACGCGGTCGACGCGGTGGGGCGCGGGCGCGTCTGGACGGGGGCGCAGGCGATCGACAAGGGCCTCGTCGACCGTCTGGGCGGGCTGCGCGAGGCGCTCGAGGAGGCGCGCAGGCTGGGCCACGTCCCGCATGACGCGCCCGTGATCGAGCTGCCGGAGGACGACGAGTCGCTGCTCGGGACGCTGGCGAAGCTCGCGGGTCTTGCGTCTGTGCCGCAGGGCTCGCTTGCTGGCATCGTGATCCCGCCGGCGCTGCTCGACGTCGCGCGCGCGCTGACGCCGTTCATGGTGTTCGACGGGACGAAGCCGCTGGCTCGCGCGGAGCTGGTGGGAGACATCTCGTTCGGCGGGCCTGGCTCCAAGGTGGACGAGTCGCATCCGTGA
- a CDS encoding DUF58 domain-containing protein, whose product MADQRQAEALARRNGVSNGRPARELSPWPTAPRDASAQGRGTFARALRGFRLPRKLKFTREGKYYVGITLGVGFAAINTGNNLLYLLLGMLLSLMIVSSVMSELSLRNLTVTRRLPTRAQVGRAHLVEIEVYNHKKRVPSYAIEVEDLRAGQPADKRCFFLKISPSSAQVAAYRRTPARRGRDRHTGFRIATRFPFGLFEKSREVTAEGELVIYPAVDPVRLPPEEHGRRNGGVGTAGRGTSDETYCLRPMREGDDPRDIYWRKSAVMNQMVLRERARETRPDVRIMIDTVRPKDAGEGFAQGFEKRIREVASRAVAHIKRGDGVVVATTLGEEVRGDRNMGSDPILRFLALLDAVDQERVEEIRERRAARQRARLEGGHA is encoded by the coding sequence ATGGCTGATCAGAGGCAGGCCGAAGCACTGGCCCGTCGAAACGGCGTCTCGAACGGTCGCCCGGCGCGAGAGCTTTCGCCGTGGCCCACCGCCCCGCGCGACGCGTCCGCGCAAGGCCGGGGCACGTTCGCGCGCGCGCTGCGGGGCTTTCGCTTGCCGCGCAAGCTCAAGTTCACGCGCGAGGGCAAGTACTACGTGGGCATCACGCTCGGCGTGGGCTTCGCGGCGATCAACACGGGCAACAACCTCCTGTACCTGCTGCTCGGGATGCTGCTGTCGCTCATGATCGTCTCGAGCGTGATGAGCGAGCTGAGCCTGCGAAACCTCACGGTGACGCGGCGGCTGCCCACGCGCGCGCAGGTGGGCCGCGCGCACCTCGTCGAGATCGAGGTCTACAACCACAAGAAGCGCGTGCCCTCGTACGCCATCGAGGTCGAGGACCTGCGCGCCGGGCAGCCCGCGGACAAGCGCTGCTTCTTCCTCAAGATCAGCCCCTCCTCGGCGCAGGTCGCCGCTTACCGACGCACGCCCGCGCGGCGCGGTCGCGACCGGCACACGGGCTTCCGCATCGCCACGCGCTTCCCCTTCGGCCTGTTCGAAAAATCGCGCGAGGTGACGGCCGAGGGCGAGCTGGTGATCTACCCGGCGGTCGATCCGGTGCGCCTGCCTCCCGAGGAGCACGGGCGCAGAAACGGCGGCGTGGGCACGGCGGGGCGCGGGACGAGCGACGAGACGTACTGCCTGCGCCCGATGCGCGAGGGCGACGACCCGCGCGACATCTACTGGCGCAAGAGCGCCGTGATGAACCAGATGGTCCTGCGCGAGCGCGCGCGTGAGACGCGGCCCGACGTGCGGATCATGATCGACACCGTGCGGCCCAAGGACGCGGGCGAGGGCTTCGCGCAGGGGTTCGAGAAGCGCATCCGCGAGGTCGCCTCGCGCGCCGTCGCGCACATCAAGCGAGGTGACGGCGTGGTCGTGGCGACGACGCTCGGCGAAGAGGTGCGCGGCGATCGCAACATGGGCTCCGATCCGATCCTGCGCTTTCTGGCGCTGCTCGACGCGGTCGATCAGGAGCGCGTCGAGGAGATCCGCGAGCGGCGGGCGGCGCGGCAGCGGGCACGGCTCGAAGGAGGTCACGCGTGA
- a CDS encoding type II CAAX prenyl endopeptidase Rce1 family protein produces the protein MGSEAAANEQDKVPAKSDAWTDLGLTLPIFLLYHLGVVFLPVRNAADPVTAELAALAKNSLPTYAGLTVLVGIAFVVVLAATGQKKALEGKRFALIAFEATLYAILMRFAGAYAVGSLPLAVEASAQTRGVFTGVVMSMGAGFYEEIAFRVGLFGLGALLFKAVFSAGATRFVITAAWAVVAAVAFSAWHYVGALGDSFDVASFVFRAVCGLVLTAIFVFRGFAPAVWTHALYDVWAMVLHG, from the coding sequence ATGGGCAGCGAGGCAGCGGCGAACGAGCAAGACAAGGTCCCCGCGAAGAGCGATGCGTGGACCGACCTCGGGCTCACCCTGCCCATCTTCCTGCTCTACCACCTCGGCGTCGTCTTCCTCCCCGTCCGCAACGCGGCCGATCCGGTCACGGCCGAGCTCGCGGCGCTCGCCAAGAACAGCCTGCCCACGTACGCGGGGCTCACGGTGCTCGTGGGCATCGCGTTCGTCGTGGTCCTCGCGGCCACCGGGCAGAAGAAGGCGCTCGAGGGCAAGCGCTTCGCGCTCATCGCGTTCGAGGCCACGCTCTACGCCATCCTCATGCGCTTCGCGGGCGCGTACGCGGTGGGCTCGTTGCCGCTCGCGGTCGAGGCGAGCGCGCAGACGCGCGGCGTGTTCACGGGCGTCGTGATGAGCATGGGCGCCGGGTTCTACGAGGAGATCGCCTTCCGCGTGGGCCTGTTCGGCCTCGGCGCGCTGCTCTTCAAGGCCGTGTTCTCGGCCGGCGCCACGCGCTTCGTGATCACGGCGGCGTGGGCCGTGGTCGCCGCCGTCGCGTTCTCGGCGTGGCACTACGTCGGCGCGCTCGGCGACTCGTTCGACGTCGCCTCGTTCGTCTTCCGCGCCGTCTGCGGCCTCGTGCTCACCGCGATCTTCGTCTTCCGCGGCTTCGCGCCCGCGGTCTGGACACACGCGCTCTACGACGTGTGGGCGATGGTCCTTCACGGATGA
- a CDS encoding YXWGXW repeat-containing protein yields MNLPLVLVALLLVTFVPACVAGTSERPARGAEADGPPAPLPEIVPAAPAPGMIWVAGAWHYDGVQYVWVPGRWESPPTRSSSP; encoded by the coding sequence ATGAATCTTCCGCTCGTCCTCGTCGCGCTGCTGCTCGTGACGTTTGTCCCCGCATGCGTCGCGGGCACATCCGAGCGCCCGGCGCGCGGGGCGGAAGCCGACGGGCCGCCCGCGCCCCTGCCGGAGATCGTGCCCGCTGCGCCTGCGCCCGGGATGATCTGGGTCGCGGGCGCGTGGCACTACGATGGTGTCCAGTACGTATGGGTTCCGGGGCGATGGGAGTCGCCCCCTACGCGCTCGTCCTCGCCCTGA
- a CDS encoding UTP--glucose-1-phosphate uridylyltransferase — protein sequence MTLAEELASLPEPLASRIRARGFDPDRLLRWAEAMRTDRDQRNRISGSVLPPEPEDVSDAPEPGTPAYARCEELGTEALSRGEVALCVLAGGMATRMGGVVKALVDALPGKTFLDLRLAEVDHLRRVTGAICPLWLMTSEATNGPIREALDARLDGFHVATFEQFVSLRLTQEGSLFRDEDGEPSVYATGHGDLPDALRASGLLDKFIAAGGKTVWIANLDNLGATVDPAILGWHLSYGGPLSVEVVSKVGSDRGGGPLRWNGRRVIVEEMRLPIGFDATKQPVFSTNTFLARADALASLAMEWTYVEVEKKIGDRRAVQFERILNELTVTLEPQFLRVPREGTQARFLPVKDVPELERRRPEIEAIARARGILVE from the coding sequence GTGACACTCGCAGAAGAGCTCGCATCACTCCCTGAACCGCTCGCCTCCCGCATCCGCGCCCGGGGTTTCGACCCCGACAGGCTCTTGCGGTGGGCGGAGGCGATGCGCACCGACCGCGATCAGCGCAACCGCATCTCGGGCTCGGTCCTGCCGCCCGAGCCCGAGGACGTGAGCGACGCGCCCGAGCCCGGCACGCCCGCGTACGCGCGCTGTGAGGAGCTCGGCACCGAGGCCCTCTCCCGCGGCGAGGTCGCGCTGTGTGTGCTCGCCGGTGGCATGGCGACGCGCATGGGCGGCGTGGTGAAGGCGCTCGTCGACGCGCTGCCCGGAAAGACGTTCCTCGACCTGCGGCTCGCCGAGGTCGACCACCTCCGGCGCGTCACGGGCGCAATCTGCCCCCTGTGGCTGATGACGAGCGAGGCCACGAACGGTCCGATCCGCGAGGCGCTCGACGCGCGCCTCGACGGCTTTCATGTCGCGACCTTCGAGCAGTTCGTCTCGCTGCGGCTCACGCAGGAGGGCTCGCTCTTCCGCGACGAGGACGGCGAGCCGAGCGTGTACGCGACGGGCCACGGCGACCTGCCCGACGCGCTGCGCGCGAGCGGCCTGCTCGACAAGTTCATCGCGGCGGGGGGCAAGACGGTGTGGATCGCCAACCTCGACAACCTGGGCGCGACGGTCGACCCGGCGATCCTGGGCTGGCACCTTTCGTACGGTGGCCCGCTCAGCGTCGAGGTGGTCAGCAAGGTGGGCAGCGACCGCGGAGGTGGCCCGCTGCGCTGGAACGGCCGGCGGGTGATCGTCGAGGAGATGCGCCTGCCGATCGGGTTCGATGCGACGAAGCAGCCGGTTTTCAGCACCAACACCTTCCTCGCGCGGGCCGATGCGCTCGCGTCGCTCGCGATGGAGTGGACCTACGTCGAGGTGGAGAAGAAGATCGGCGACCGAAGAGCTGTGCAGTTCGAGCGCATCTTGAACGAGCTCACGGTGACCCTGGAGCCACAGTTCTTGCGGGTTCCGCGCGAGGGAACGCAGGCCAGATTCTTGCCAGTGAAGGACGTCCCCGAGCTCGAGCGGCGCCGTCCCGAGATCGAGGCCATCGCGCGGGCGCGGGGGATCCTTGTCGAGTAA
- a CDS encoding AAA family ATPase — translation MTSALSIAREATPLLQELRSAVEQALEGKPESVELALIALLARGHVLIEDVPGVGKTTLARSLAKAVGGELRRVQFTSDLLPSDVLGVSVYDQRSSQFVFRQGPIFANILLADEINRASPRTQSALLEAMNEGQVSVDGVTTPLPDPFFVLATQNPQDFAGTFPLPESQLDRFMVRIRLGYPPPHVEMRLLLQGGDGDRIRNVPQVLEPSQLVALQREVDRVELDASLATYLQAVLTATRSSPTLSLGASPRAGMNLGRAARSRAVLHGRTYCIADDIHDLAVPVLAHRVRLSAHAEGYMPSRDECENAVRDIVARVPVPL, via the coding sequence ATGACGTCGGCGCTGTCGATCGCGCGGGAGGCAACGCCCCTGCTCCAGGAGCTGCGCTCCGCCGTGGAGCAGGCCCTCGAGGGGAAGCCGGAGTCCGTCGAGCTTGCGCTGATCGCGCTGCTCGCGCGGGGTCACGTGCTCATCGAGGACGTGCCGGGCGTCGGCAAGACGACGCTGGCGCGATCGCTCGCCAAGGCCGTGGGCGGCGAGCTGCGGCGCGTGCAGTTCACGAGCGACCTGCTCCCGAGCGACGTGCTCGGCGTGAGCGTCTACGACCAGCGCTCGTCTCAGTTCGTCTTCCGGCAAGGCCCCATCTTCGCGAACATCCTGCTCGCGGACGAGATCAACCGCGCGAGCCCGCGGACGCAGTCGGCGCTGCTCGAGGCGATGAACGAGGGGCAGGTGTCGGTCGACGGCGTGACGACGCCCCTGCCCGATCCGTTCTTCGTGCTGGCCACGCAGAACCCGCAGGACTTCGCGGGGACGTTCCCGCTCCCCGAGTCGCAGCTCGACCGCTTCATGGTGCGGATCCGGCTCGGCTACCCGCCGCCTCACGTCGAGATGCGGCTGCTCTTGCAAGGCGGCGACGGCGACCGCATCCGCAACGTGCCGCAGGTGCTCGAGCCTTCGCAGCTCGTCGCGCTGCAACGCGAGGTGGACCGGGTCGAGCTCGACGCCTCGCTCGCCACCTACCTGCAAGCGGTGCTCACCGCGACGCGCTCGAGCCCCACCTTGTCGCTCGGGGCCTCGCCGCGGGCGGGCATGAACCTCGGGCGCGCAGCGCGAAGCCGCGCCGTGCTCCACGGCCGCACCTACTGCATCGCCGACGACATCCACGATCTCGCCGTGCCCGTGCTCGCGCACCGCGTGCGCCTCTCCGCCCACGCGGAGGGCTACATGCCGAGCCGCGACGAGTGCGAGAACGCGGTGCGGGACATCGTCGCGCGCGTGCCGGTGCCGCTGTAG
- a CDS encoding DUF2505 family protein — protein MRFEITHEFDAPLDAVELAVLSPDLGQMMVSILNSNIESVETVEHVIEGGELRRVLRFQASAPLPIFRGHNVAREAMSWEELSVYRLADHSSTWSVAPREQWRRYFRSEGTYRLEAVPGGRTKRTVVGDIEIKLGMIAPLVERMALAEVRKTYDAEAQTLMRLSTL, from the coding sequence GTGCGTTTCGAGATCACCCACGAGTTCGACGCTCCTCTCGACGCTGTGGAGCTCGCCGTCCTGTCGCCCGATCTCGGGCAGATGATGGTGAGCATCCTCAACTCGAACATCGAGTCGGTGGAGACCGTCGAGCATGTGATCGAGGGGGGAGAGCTGCGGCGGGTGCTGCGCTTCCAGGCGAGCGCGCCCTTGCCGATCTTTCGTGGGCACAACGTCGCGCGCGAGGCGATGAGCTGGGAGGAGCTGTCGGTCTATCGCCTGGCCGATCATTCCTCCACGTGGTCGGTGGCGCCGCGTGAGCAGTGGCGGCGCTATTTCCGTTCCGAGGGCACGTACCGTCTCGAGGCGGTCCCTGGTGGACGCACGAAGCGCACGGTCGTGGGCGACATCGAGATCAAGCTCGGTATGATCGCTCCGCTCGTCGAGCGCATGGCGCTCGCCGAGGTGCGCAAGACGTACGACGCCGAAGCGCAGACACTGATGCGCTTATCCACTCTATGA
- a CDS encoding ABC transporter ATP-binding protein has protein sequence MSAVDSSPILHAQDARVAVDDVVAIDHLTMASRGDRVVCVGEVEVLFAALTCVPLRARAQAMEDDDLPGEAHVVAGTLLVGGRDVATRAHLATTGVSPLNLPLPERMTAHEYVTWSARLGGIAERAAREMAAAALERVGLTGAMRYPAAALGPGQRRALGLANAVVADPRVIVAEAPLAGLDVHAAMFVTNAMAAVTQGRGAIFSVHRMEPGTPEGELSHGASHAVVIAGGAAVLEGAPAELFAGARIYGVTVRGNAGAFRQELEARGIAVRGGPLRMSAVLPEGGTTREILAAAKAARAPVVELFPIVGGAG, from the coding sequence GTGAGCGCTGTCGACTCGTCTCCGATCCTGCACGCGCAGGACGCGCGCGTGGCGGTCGACGACGTGGTGGCCATCGATCACCTCACGATGGCCTCGCGCGGCGACCGCGTCGTGTGCGTGGGCGAGGTGGAGGTGCTCTTCGCGGCGCTCACCTGCGTTCCCTTGCGAGCGCGCGCGCAGGCGATGGAGGACGACGACCTGCCGGGCGAGGCGCACGTCGTCGCGGGGACCCTGCTGGTCGGGGGCCGCGACGTCGCGACGCGGGCGCACCTGGCCACGACGGGCGTGTCGCCCCTGAATCTGCCCTTGCCGGAGCGAATGACGGCGCACGAATACGTGACGTGGAGCGCGCGGCTCGGGGGCATTGCCGAGCGAGCGGCGCGCGAGATGGCGGCGGCGGCGCTCGAGCGGGTGGGGCTCACGGGTGCAATGCGTTATCCGGCGGCGGCGCTGGGCCCCGGGCAGCGGCGAGCGCTCGGGCTCGCGAATGCGGTGGTCGCGGACCCGAGGGTGATCGTCGCGGAGGCGCCGCTCGCGGGGCTCGACGTGCACGCGGCCATGTTCGTGACCAATGCAATGGCGGCGGTGACGCAGGGGCGAGGGGCGATCTTTTCGGTCCACCGGATGGAGCCGGGGACGCCGGAGGGCGAGCTTTCGCACGGGGCGAGCCATGCGGTGGTGATCGCGGGCGGAGCGGCGGTGCTGGAGGGAGCGCCTGCGGAGCTGTTCGCGGGAGCGAGGATTTACGGGGTGACGGTGCGCGGCAATGCGGGTGCATTCCGGCAGGAGCTGGAGGCGCGTGGCATTGCGGTGAGGGGCGGCCCGCTGAGAATGTCGGCGGTGCTACCGGAGGGCGGGACGACGCGGGAGATCCTCGCGGCGGCGAAGGCGGCGAGGGCGCCGGTGGTGGAGTTGTTTCCGATTGTGGGGGGAGCGGGGTAG
- a CDS encoding decaprenyl-phosphate phosphoribosyltransferase, with protein MPPSEPTPLIPPSKQGSLLWRVRGMIRTVRPTQWVKNLFVLAPVVFAKHLTHPSIITSALGAFGIFCLLAGAVYTMNDIVDAEADRVHPVKRFRPIASGQVPLAVAKAMAVALVLISFGGALLGPGKFMAVVVAYFALNLAYSFGLKKIAYLDVGCIALGFVLRVLAGGFATKTPLSGFMVACTALLALFLGFGKRRHEIASSTAGKQRAALEAYSPRILNVALGMTGLATVATYLAYTLDHDTQRFFDNPWLWATTIHPLFGLTRFLQLVAGRPKAESPTQEILRDVPFILNLVIWVAEVIFIVYRLRPT; from the coding sequence ATGCCGCCGTCGGAGCCGACGCCGCTCATTCCTCCCTCCAAGCAGGGCAGCCTGCTCTGGCGCGTCCGGGGGATGATCCGGACGGTCCGGCCGACGCAGTGGGTGAAGAACCTCTTCGTCCTGGCGCCGGTCGTGTTCGCCAAGCACCTGACCCACCCGTCGATCATCACGAGCGCGCTCGGCGCCTTCGGGATCTTCTGCCTGCTCGCAGGCGCGGTCTACACGATGAACGACATCGTGGACGCCGAGGCCGACCGGGTTCATCCGGTCAAGCGCTTCCGGCCGATCGCCTCGGGCCAGGTCCCGCTCGCCGTGGCCAAGGCGATGGCCGTGGCGCTCGTCTTGATCTCGTTCGGCGGCGCGCTGCTCGGGCCAGGCAAGTTCATGGCCGTGGTGGTCGCCTACTTTGCCCTGAACCTCGCGTATTCGTTCGGGCTCAAGAAGATCGCCTACCTCGACGTCGGGTGCATCGCGCTCGGGTTCGTCCTGCGCGTGCTCGCGGGCGGGTTCGCGACGAAGACGCCCCTGTCCGGGTTCATGGTCGCGTGCACCGCGCTGCTCGCGCTCTTCCTCGGCTTCGGCAAGCGCCGCCACGAGATCGCCTCGTCCACGGCCGGCAAGCAGCGCGCCGCGCTCGAGGCCTACTCGCCGCGCATCCTCAACGTGGCCCTCGGGATGACGGGCCTCGCGACCGTGGCGACGTACCTCGCGTACACGCTCGACCACGACACGCAGCGCTTCTTCGACAACCCCTGGCTCTGGGCGACCACCATCCACCCGCTCTTCGGGCTGACGCGCTTTCTGCAGCTCGTCGCCGGGCGCCCCAAGGCCGAGAGCCCCACGCAGGAGATCCTGCGCGACGTGCCCTTCATCCTGAACCTCGTCATCTGGGTGGCCGAGGTGATCTTCATCGTCTACCGCCTGAGACCGACCTGA